A window from Candidatus Omnitrophota bacterium encodes these proteins:
- a CDS encoding prepilin-type N-terminal cleavage/methylation domain-containing protein, with translation MTMKPIAPKGFTLMEVMIGAILFAVVAAGAMMAIMSTARMSKNENNTRYAEASALAQQTIERLRNHIACDDPAWFDANCNLIAQGWQADNIADARGSKGLAGPLRCYRVRQLGAGVDCPGGGCIAIDVQICWNTAQACGTCT, from the coding sequence ATGACCATGAAGCCGATCGCCCCAAAAGGGTTTACGCTCATGGAAGTGATGATCGGCGCGATTTTGTTTGCCGTGGTAGCGGCCGGCGCGATGATGGCCATCATGTCCACCGCCCGCATGTCAAAGAATGAAAACAACACCCGCTATGCGGAGGCCAGCGCCCTGGCCCAGCAGACGATTGAGCGATTGCGAAACCACATTGCATGTGATGATCCAGCATGGTTTGATGCGAACTGCAACCTGATCGCGCAAGGATGGCAGGCCGATAACATTGCTGATGCCAGGGGAAGCAAGGGGTTGGCGGGTCCTCTTCGATGCTATCGAGTTCGCCAACTTGGTGCCGGAGTGGATTGTCCTGGGGGAGGATGCATAGCCATCGATGTCCAAATTTGTTGGAATACCGCGCAAGCGTGTGGAACATGCACGTAG
- a CDS encoding type II secretion system protein GspD encodes MNARCGHVVLWVALLSLCGASAQALEGDRGSGSAASVPEPALQAPSRGAPDAAAEAEPTRISMDFKDAELKNVLKTFSQQTGLNVIASEKVGDKPITLYLEDVTVLDALDRILEAADLRYERPVGSQIYVVRPKEPGKKSTESLVQTITRVYRLKYARVSTSRLARAAEALGSQTPFEAAQATNAAINASIGSGGGGSSGSGGTSGSSGAGGSTAGGTGTSGGAKEIGVDKVVAKLLTEDGTVVVDERTNSLIVTDIPENFPRIEAVLKALDIRTAQVLIEAEVLETTLGKVKDLGLEWGTGSEGTFATFTPGSRTTRFPFNVFGQKIQPSTTPTHFGLSTLDASSAVATLQALETDTDTKILARPKVLTLDNEAAVIRLSANQVIGFQTQTTSTGGGTASVTATPERTITGVILVVTPQVNEGGGITMLVEPSVTKTVTSNLTPPSGLGNSVLDPKTRSARAMVRIRAGETLVLGGLIDNSDEQTVRKVPVLSGIPIVGEAFKNKETTRTNSELIVFVTPRILHDRLPKAVASGVTPMLREQEPGGGSQQQAIEQTLNALEQEQSKK; translated from the coding sequence ATGAACGCGAGATGCGGGCACGTGGTGTTGTGGGTGGCGCTCCTGTCGCTGTGCGGAGCGTCGGCGCAAGCCTTGGAGGGCGATCGCGGCTCAGGCTCAGCCGCATCCGTTCCGGAGCCGGCCCTGCAGGCCCCCTCTCGCGGCGCGCCTGATGCAGCCGCGGAGGCAGAGCCCACGCGCATCTCGATGGATTTCAAAGACGCCGAGCTGAAGAACGTGCTGAAGACCTTCTCCCAGCAGACCGGGCTCAACGTCATCGCCAGCGAGAAGGTGGGTGATAAGCCGATCACGCTGTATCTGGAAGATGTCACCGTGCTCGATGCGCTGGATCGGATTCTTGAGGCGGCGGATTTGCGGTATGAGCGGCCGGTGGGCAGCCAAATCTACGTGGTTAGGCCGAAGGAGCCGGGCAAGAAATCCACCGAGAGCCTGGTGCAGACGATCACCCGCGTGTATCGGCTGAAATACGCGCGAGTGTCCACCTCGCGGCTGGCCCGCGCGGCGGAGGCCCTCGGTTCGCAAACCCCGTTTGAGGCGGCGCAAGCGACCAACGCCGCGATCAACGCCTCGATTGGAAGCGGCGGGGGAGGTTCCTCAGGGTCCGGCGGCACAAGCGGTTCGAGCGGCGCTGGCGGCTCCACGGCCGGGGGAACAGGTACGAGCGGAGGGGCGAAGGAGATCGGTGTGGATAAAGTGGTGGCGAAGTTATTGACCGAAGACGGGACGGTCGTCGTGGATGAGCGGACCAACAGCTTGATCGTGACTGATATCCCGGAGAACTTTCCGCGGATTGAAGCGGTGCTCAAAGCGCTGGATATCCGAACCGCCCAAGTCCTGATCGAGGCCGAAGTGCTTGAAACCACCCTGGGCAAAGTCAAAGACCTCGGTCTTGAATGGGGTACTGGCTCCGAAGGGACATTCGCCACCTTCACCCCGGGATCGCGCACCACGCGGTTTCCCTTCAATGTGTTCGGACAGAAGATCCAGCCGTCAACAACCCCAACGCATTTCGGCCTGAGCACGCTTGACGCCAGCAGCGCCGTCGCCACGTTGCAGGCGCTGGAGACAGACACCGACACAAAAATTTTGGCCCGGCCGAAGGTGCTGACGTTGGACAATGAAGCCGCGGTGATCCGGCTCAGCGCCAATCAGGTCATCGGGTTCCAGACGCAAACCACGAGCACTGGTGGCGGGACCGCCTCGGTGACGGCAACGCCTGAACGGACGATCACCGGTGTCATTTTAGTGGTCACCCCTCAAGTCAATGAAGGGGGGGGTATTACCATGCTGGTGGAGCCCTCGGTGACGAAGACCGTGACCTCGAACCTCACACCGCCGAGTGGGCTCGGCAATAGCGTGCTCGATCCGAAGACGCGCAGTGCCAGGGCCATGGTGCGGATCCGGGCAGGCGAAACCTTGGTCCTTGGCGGGCTGATCGACAACAGCGATGAGCAGACGGTGAGGAAAGTCCCGGTGCTCTCCGGGATCCCGATCGTCGGCGAAGCGTTTAAGAACAAGGAAACCACGCGCACCAATAGCGAGCTGATCGTGTTTGTGACACCACGCATTCTCCATGATCGGCTGCCAAAAGCGGTGGCGAGCGGCGTGACGCCGATGCTGCGGGAGCAGGAGCCAGGTGGGGGCAGCCAGCAGCAGGCGATTGAGCAAACCCTCAACGCCCTCGAGCAAGAACAGAGTAAAAAGTAG
- a CDS encoding winged helix-turn-helix domain-containing protein — MITEIGIVAGEIWHYLDEHGDSRFSQIAAGIARTNAIALMSLGWLAREGHVIVKAEGDDFSVALRR; from the coding sequence ATGATCACAGAAATCGGCATTGTCGCCGGAGAAATTTGGCACTACCTGGACGAGCATGGGGACAGCCGGTTTTCTCAGATCGCCGCAGGCATTGCCCGCACGAATGCCATCGCCCTCATGAGCCTCGGCTGGCTCGCGCGGGAAGGCCATGTGATCGTGAAAGCCGAGGGGGATGATTTCAGCGTCGCGCTGAGGCGATGA
- the tadA gene encoding Flp pilus assembly complex ATPase component TadA yields the protein MLKTTEKVGEILIQNGLITEQQLSKALEVQKGTTKRLGEVLIELGLISELDLALTLSKQLGIPFATSASGLLTPRKEDELAQLVPASFARQYLVLPLSRTLSSVTVACVNPLDLITMDNLTRMTRCEINPVVTTKSDLEEAINKFYTDSSMLSEAIGRSYEGAEADTLEGGEVLDLDRIKQAAEEAPVVRLVDLIIRQAIKERASDIHIEPFKDRVSLRYRIDGVLQEISPPAKQFHPPIVSRIKILCKLDIAEKRLPQDGGFMMMMEGRQVDFRVSTIPSIYGEKLVIRILDKPESLLDLGRLGFSPQSLEVFRKTIRDPYGLILLTGPTGSGKSTTLYASLIEISSPTKNIITIEDPVEYRLEGVNQVQIKPAIGLTFASGLRAFMRQDPDIIMVGEIRDQETAEICLRSALTGHLVLSTLHTNDAPSAITRLIDIGLAPFLLASTLSLVIAQRLLRQLCERCKEAYEPLPELRAQYGITEELLYRPKGCEECANTGYQGRLGVYEVLVLTREIRDLIARGAAAPMLKDAALKNGFSTLWQEGLKKVRAGLTSLEELGNVVLLDR from the coding sequence ATGCTCAAAACGACAGAAAAGGTCGGCGAAATCTTGATCCAAAACGGCCTGATCACCGAGCAGCAGCTCTCGAAGGCGCTGGAGGTGCAAAAAGGCACGACGAAGCGACTGGGCGAAGTGCTCATTGAGCTGGGCTTAATCAGCGAGCTGGATCTGGCCCTCACCCTGAGCAAGCAGCTCGGCATTCCGTTTGCCACCAGCGCCTCCGGCCTGCTGACACCGCGGAAAGAGGACGAGTTAGCGCAGCTCGTACCGGCCAGCTTCGCCCGCCAGTACCTCGTACTCCCGCTTTCCAGGACGCTCAGCTCGGTCACGGTCGCGTGCGTCAATCCGCTGGATTTGATCACGATGGATAACCTCACGCGGATGACGCGCTGCGAGATTAACCCGGTGGTGACCACGAAATCGGATCTTGAAGAGGCGATCAACAAATTTTACACCGATAGCTCCATGCTCTCCGAGGCCATCGGCCGGTCTTACGAGGGTGCCGAGGCCGACACGCTCGAAGGCGGCGAGGTGCTGGATTTGGATCGGATCAAGCAAGCCGCCGAGGAAGCCCCGGTGGTCCGCTTGGTGGATCTGATCATCCGCCAAGCCATCAAAGAGCGCGCCAGCGACATCCACATCGAGCCGTTCAAGGACCGCGTGAGCTTGCGCTACCGCATCGACGGCGTGCTGCAGGAAATTTCGCCGCCGGCCAAGCAATTCCACCCGCCGATCGTCTCGCGCATCAAAATCCTCTGCAAGCTGGACATCGCCGAAAAGCGGCTGCCCCAGGACGGCGGCTTTATGATGATGATGGAGGGCCGGCAGGTGGACTTCCGCGTCTCGACCATCCCCTCGATCTACGGCGAGAAGCTCGTCATCCGGATTTTGGATAAGCCAGAGTCGCTCTTAGACCTCGGGCGGCTCGGTTTTTCGCCGCAGAGCCTGGAGGTCTTCCGCAAAACGATCCGCGATCCGTACGGGCTGATCCTGCTCACCGGGCCGACCGGCTCAGGCAAGTCGACCACCCTGTATGCGTCGCTCATCGAAATCAGCTCGCCGACCAAGAACATCATCACGATCGAGGACCCGGTGGAGTACCGGCTGGAGGGTGTGAATCAGGTGCAGATCAAGCCGGCCATCGGGTTAACCTTTGCGAGCGGGCTGCGGGCGTTCATGCGGCAGGATCCGGACATCATCATGGTGGGAGAAATCCGCGACCAGGAAACCGCCGAGATTTGCCTGCGCTCGGCGCTCACAGGACATCTGGTCCTCTCAACACTGCACACGAATGACGCGCCAAGCGCCATTACCCGGCTGATCGACATCGGGCTCGCCCCATTTTTGCTCGCCTCCACGTTAAGCCTGGTCATCGCCCAGCGGCTGCTGCGGCAGCTGTGCGAGCGGTGCAAAGAGGCGTATGAGCCGCTGCCGGAGCTTCGCGCGCAGTACGGTATCACCGAAGAGCTGCTCTACCGCCCGAAAGGGTGCGAGGAGTGCGCTAATACCGGCTATCAAGGCCGCCTGGGCGTGTATGAAGTGCTCGTCCTCACCCGGGAGATCCGGGATTTGATCGCGCGGGGGGCTGCGGCTCCGATGCTGAAGGATGCGGCACTGAAGAACGGCTTCAGCACCCTGTGGCAGGAGGGGCTGAAGAAAGTGCGCGCCGGCCTGACCAGCCTTGAGGAGCTTGGCAACGTGGTGTTACTCGACAGATAA
- the pilM gene encoding pilus assembly protein PilM, with product MGFFSAGPSAGLVIRAHEVELLAMQGLKVSARVRVPLGGPEKQELIAAIRQAVAEAHLADARLAVAIPTKDVLVRFFTLPMLPKAEWEGAVQFEARRYVPFKPENLVWDYHVLESKDKKKLHVVFTAIQRAAFQQFLSALTEAGVEPTSIEPGSLSLARLAIGKKERTSNPNEYICLVDMEPGQAHLVIARGGVPYLTRDIALPEDAHASLSASPQGGAGLESVDPRAQRLLSELRVSMDFFTRENPSAIIPTVLLFGDDALIGAWQAWLSDQLRCVVELGSGLLKPLVAGQELPLMFAATLGLLQRHRGDRSAAALDFLKRSTIKPAERARAAQGRAALKHLLEQFLTTESFAAVSIAVIALISAWAFFAQQDAEGERALAQKRRSRPDVGFGLAALEQQALTPLMQQASEQARVLAALVDQRSGVAAKLDVLARLLPDGVWLTGVAFEDRPDPTGRGQSTLRVSGACYLDDPGRQDEVIRNFESRVKSQAAFGSAGVEKIHDQVERRNQQEYTYRTFELNAKAERRL from the coding sequence ATGGGCTTCTTTAGCGCGGGACCGTCGGCAGGGTTGGTGATTCGGGCGCATGAGGTCGAACTACTGGCCATGCAGGGCTTAAAAGTTTCGGCGCGCGTGCGCGTGCCGCTCGGCGGGCCGGAGAAGCAAGAGCTGATCGCCGCCATCCGGCAGGCGGTGGCCGAGGCGCATCTGGCGGACGCGCGGCTGGCCGTGGCCATCCCGACGAAGGACGTCTTGGTGCGCTTCTTCACCCTTCCGATGCTGCCGAAAGCGGAGTGGGAGGGGGCGGTGCAGTTTGAGGCCCGCCGCTACGTGCCGTTTAAGCCGGAAAACCTGGTGTGGGATTATCATGTGCTCGAATCCAAAGACAAAAAGAAATTGCACGTGGTGTTTACCGCCATCCAGCGCGCGGCGTTCCAGCAATTTCTGTCAGCGCTCACCGAAGCCGGTGTGGAGCCGACGAGCATTGAGCCCGGCAGCCTCAGCTTGGCCCGCCTGGCCATCGGAAAGAAAGAGCGGACCTCCAATCCGAACGAATATATCTGCTTGGTGGATATGGAGCCTGGCCAGGCGCATTTGGTGATCGCGCGCGGCGGGGTGCCGTACCTGACGAGGGACATCGCGTTGCCGGAGGATGCTCACGCGAGCCTGTCCGCATCGCCGCAGGGGGGGGCGGGGCTTGAGAGCGTTGACCCGCGCGCCCAGCGGCTCCTCAGCGAATTGCGCGTCTCGATGGATTTCTTCACCCGGGAGAATCCCTCGGCCATCATCCCCACCGTGCTGCTCTTCGGGGATGACGCCTTAATCGGCGCGTGGCAGGCCTGGCTGTCGGATCAGCTGCGATGCGTCGTCGAGCTTGGAAGCGGTTTGCTCAAGCCCCTGGTGGCGGGCCAGGAATTGCCCTTGATGTTTGCCGCGACCTTAGGCTTGCTTCAGCGGCACCGCGGCGATCGGTCAGCCGCCGCCCTGGACTTTTTGAAGCGCAGCACGATCAAACCGGCCGAGCGCGCTCGGGCGGCTCAAGGACGAGCCGCGCTGAAACACCTTCTCGAGCAATTTCTAACGACGGAGAGCTTCGCCGCGGTCAGCATCGCGGTGATTGCGCTCATCAGCGCGTGGGCGTTTTTCGCGCAGCAAGACGCGGAGGGAGAGCGCGCGCTCGCGCAGAAGCGACGCTCGCGGCCCGATGTCGGCTTTGGGCTGGCGGCGTTGGAGCAGCAAGCGTTGACCCCGCTCATGCAGCAGGCCAGCGAGCAAGCCAGGGTGCTGGCCGCGCTCGTCGATCAGCGAAGCGGGGTCGCCGCCAAGCTTGATGTGCTGGCCCGGTTGCTGCCGGATGGGGTGTGGCTGACCGGCGTGGCATTCGAGGATCGGCCGGATCCGACCGGCAGAGGGCAGAGCACGCTGCGGGTCTCCGGTGCCTGCTACTTGGATGATCCAGGCCGCCAGGATGAAGTGATCCGGAATTTTGAATCCCGCGTGAAAAGCCAGGCGGCGTTCGGGTCGGCCGGTGTCGAGAAAATCCACGACCAGGTGGAGCGCCGCAATCAGCAAGAGTACACGTATCGGACGTTTGAGCTCAACGCGAAAGCCGAGCGAAGGTTATAA
- a CDS encoding tetratricopeptide repeat protein, producing the protein MPRTGSLRSARAGLILILLSAWASGAQAELASSYAAVQQAFLREDFETTAVLAQRFLTQSPAAPETRRVWLWLALSLHRLQRSSDALGELDQLKLRLAKDDGLWWSEVLFWEGEVCRQSFQMVRAARAYRHLLEAYPESTWGPQAEIGLGLVLLHQQDVRGALPHFHRVALREESGAVAVDAKLFEGFCHLRLQDYREAADMLEPLLEQAQGPELIAQTSLYLAEAYGGLKRYDEAAAAYLRVREAAPESSWAGVALFGLGWTRYQQARCEESVPLVTQYLARPAGDHQTEALFAQGSCLLRAGKDTEAMASLRQLMAKDPGHPLALDAGVVIADFHRRWGQLEAAKSVLHTLLRLHLDAASRERLQVPLAAIALDAGNPVQAKTIYELAAASANPAIRQAALNGLGEAQIVMGDLAAARHEFERAAAVAPETPLGAYAAYQLGRIHLQDGAFDDAVTMFERVAAMPQASIADDAKLTLVVAYLNQGDEERAARALEGLRQAPANALLAARAAYYAALLALNREEPAEVLRLCQEAIAGAPRTDEAFEAQLLLIDVQSSEQPGDAMARRLREWYQSGTFSARHRAKLAVRLGDLARQADAHADAISWYDEALRIWPTDRGESMYRIASCYEEGGDLETAMAWYQRIDQPPWRVRGGLALAKLLERQERFDAAEAIYQELAAEPIPEANVVEERLAALRRERRESAQ; encoded by the coding sequence ATGCCTAGAACCGGTTCTCTCCGCTCGGCTCGTGCCGGGCTCATCCTGATCCTTCTGAGCGCTTGGGCCTCAGGGGCGCAGGCGGAGCTCGCGTCGAGCTATGCGGCCGTCCAGCAAGCGTTTCTGCGCGAAGATTTCGAAACGACCGCCGTCTTAGCCCAGCGGTTTTTGACCCAGAGCCCTGCCGCGCCGGAAACGCGGCGCGTCTGGCTGTGGTTAGCCCTGAGCCTCCATCGATTGCAGCGATCCAGCGATGCGCTCGGCGAGCTGGACCAGCTCAAGCTCCGGCTGGCCAAAGACGACGGCCTCTGGTGGTCGGAGGTCCTGTTTTGGGAGGGTGAGGTGTGCCGCCAATCGTTTCAAATGGTCCGGGCCGCGCGAGCCTACAGACATCTGCTCGAGGCCTATCCGGAATCGACTTGGGGACCCCAAGCTGAAATCGGCCTTGGGCTGGTCCTCTTGCATCAGCAGGACGTGCGAGGCGCGCTTCCGCACTTTCACCGTGTCGCTCTGCGCGAGGAGTCGGGTGCTGTGGCGGTCGACGCCAAGCTGTTTGAAGGCTTCTGCCATCTGCGATTGCAGGACTACCGGGAAGCCGCGGACATGCTGGAGCCGCTGTTGGAGCAAGCGCAAGGGCCGGAGCTCATCGCCCAAACCTCGCTCTACCTGGCCGAGGCCTATGGAGGGCTGAAGCGGTACGACGAAGCGGCCGCCGCGTACTTGCGGGTGCGCGAGGCGGCACCGGAAAGTTCGTGGGCCGGGGTCGCACTCTTCGGGTTGGGCTGGACGCGGTATCAACAGGCACGGTGCGAGGAGAGCGTGCCGCTCGTCACACAGTACCTCGCGCGGCCTGCCGGCGACCATCAGACCGAAGCGCTGTTTGCGCAGGGCAGCTGCTTGCTGCGGGCCGGCAAGGACACCGAGGCCATGGCTTCGCTGAGGCAGCTCATGGCCAAGGATCCCGGGCATCCGCTGGCGCTTGATGCCGGGGTGGTCATCGCGGATTTCCACCGTCGCTGGGGGCAGCTGGAGGCCGCCAAGAGCGTGCTGCATACGCTGCTGCGCCTCCACCTTGATGCGGCCTCCCGCGAGCGTCTCCAGGTGCCGCTGGCGGCCATTGCCTTGGATGCGGGCAATCCGGTGCAAGCGAAGACGATTTATGAATTAGCGGCCGCTTCGGCAAATCCCGCCATCCGTCAGGCCGCGCTCAATGGGCTTGGCGAAGCGCAGATCGTCATGGGCGATCTCGCCGCCGCTCGGCATGAGTTTGAGCGGGCGGCCGCGGTCGCACCGGAAACGCCGCTGGGCGCGTACGCCGCGTACCAGCTCGGCCGCATTCATCTGCAGGACGGGGCGTTTGATGACGCGGTCACGATGTTTGAGCGAGTCGCCGCCATGCCTCAGGCCTCCATCGCTGATGACGCGAAGCTGACTCTGGTGGTCGCCTACCTCAATCAGGGCGATGAGGAGCGCGCCGCGCGCGCGCTGGAGGGCCTTCGCCAAGCGCCTGCCAACGCGCTGCTCGCGGCCCGGGCCGCGTATTACGCCGCACTCCTCGCCCTCAATCGCGAGGAGCCGGCGGAGGTACTGCGCTTGTGCCAAGAAGCCATCGCAGGGGCCCCGCGCACGGATGAGGCGTTTGAGGCTCAGCTGTTGCTGATCGATGTGCAATCGAGCGAGCAGCCGGGCGATGCGATGGCGCGGCGCTTGCGCGAGTGGTACCAGTCGGGCACGTTCAGCGCGCGCCACCGCGCGAAACTCGCGGTCCGCCTTGGGGACCTTGCGCGGCAAGCGGATGCGCACGCGGATGCGATCTCATGGTATGATGAGGCGTTGCGGATCTGGCCGACGGATCGCGGAGAATCGATGTATCGCATCGCGTCGTGTTATGAGGAAGGCGGGGATCTTGAGACCGCCATGGCCTGGTACCAGCGGATTGACCAGCCTCCGTGGCGCGTGCGGGGCGGCCTGGCGCTGGCCAAGCTGCTGGAGCGCCAGGAGCGTTTTGACGCCGCCGAGGCGATTTACCAAGAGCTGGCCGCCGAGCCGATTCCTGAAGCCAACGTCGTTGAAGAGCGCCTCGCCGCGTTGCGCCGCGAGCGGCGGGAATCCGCTCAATAA
- the pilO gene encoding type 4a pilus biogenesis protein PilO, translating into MRPVLVFSAVMFALAGLFGYHVIYKGHQATVSRLRALTVQEQQTQKLQADVAALYGRVERYRARLAPEPDPSWLANRVVALGEQAGLKFTTIDREAPQASAHYTRLAVTLQFQASYHQLGAFLDQLERAEHFFRVERMEMAKPQTDRELSSVLLVLSTFHLPRIQPATKKGA; encoded by the coding sequence ATGCGACCGGTCCTCGTGTTCAGCGCGGTGATGTTTGCCCTCGCCGGGCTCTTCGGCTATCATGTCATCTACAAAGGGCATCAGGCGACCGTGAGCCGGCTGCGCGCGCTGACGGTCCAGGAACAGCAGACCCAGAAGCTTCAGGCGGATGTGGCGGCGTTGTACGGCCGGGTTGAGCGCTACCGCGCGCGGCTCGCCCCTGAGCCGGATCCCTCATGGCTGGCGAACCGCGTGGTGGCCCTCGGGGAGCAAGCCGGATTGAAATTTACCACCATCGACCGCGAGGCCCCGCAGGCGTCCGCGCACTACACGCGCCTGGCGGTGACGCTGCAGTTTCAAGCCTCCTATCATCAGCTCGGCGCATTTCTCGACCAGCTCGAGCGCGCGGAGCATTTCTTCCGCGTGGAGCGAATGGAGATGGCCAAGCCGCAGACGGATCGGGAGCTCTCCTCGGTGCTGCTGGTCCTGAGCACATTCCATCTGCCCCGCATCCAGCCCGCCACGAAGAAAGGGGCGTGA
- a CDS encoding prepilin-type N-terminal cleavage/methylation domain-containing protein — protein MRRTTAGVAHGMTLMELMIVVIIIAILAAIALPMYQRAIERSHWMQARDMLHTIRAGEITYWSKADQYSANWADIFMDNPNGGPVGYAIAAGAGTGPNATFTATASSGAQSMTMNEAGRLDVSGWPEP, from the coding sequence ATGAGACGAACGACGGCAGGCGTTGCGCACGGCATGACCCTAATGGAACTCATGATCGTGGTGATCATCATCGCCATTTTGGCCGCGATCGCGCTGCCCATGTATCAGCGCGCCATCGAGCGCAGCCATTGGATGCAGGCCCGGGACATGCTCCATACCATCCGCGCCGGAGAGATCACCTATTGGTCCAAGGCCGATCAGTACAGCGCCAACTGGGCGGACATTTTTATGGATAACCCAAATGGGGGTCCTGTCGGCTACGCCATCGCGGCTGGCGCTGGCACAGGACCAAACGCCACGTTTACAGCCACGGCCAGCAGCGGTGCACAGTCGATGACGATGAATGAAGCTGGAAGGCTGGATGTTTCAGGGTGGCCTGAACCATGA
- a CDS encoding prepilin-type N-terminal cleavage/methylation domain-containing protein gives MRSQGFTLMEMLAAVLLLAVLTAIALPQYQRAVENRRREAAIDILRAIYAGERAYWAQNNTFLPVDSTAGTAVADFRQIYTPLPTVDGVVFRVAVSTDGTGRPLAGALATFTATAQRQGVNSFLSVTHAWDPTTKPPGADQTWPVGGGSPPLLGDPLPEEPVIE, from the coding sequence ATGCGATCGCAAGGGTTCACCTTGATGGAGATGCTGGCTGCGGTCTTGCTGCTGGCGGTCCTCACCGCGATCGCCCTGCCGCAGTATCAGCGCGCGGTTGAAAATCGTCGTCGGGAAGCCGCCATCGATATCCTTCGTGCCATCTATGCTGGCGAACGGGCCTACTGGGCGCAGAACAATACCTTCCTGCCGGTCGACTCAACTGCGGGCACCGCCGTGGCGGACTTTCGGCAGATTTACACTCCGCTGCCCACGGTTGATGGGGTCGTGTTTCGGGTGGCGGTTTCAACCGATGGGACCGGCAGACCTTTAGCAGGGGCATTGGCAACGTTTACGGCCACAGCGCAACGGCAGGGCGTCAACTCGTTTCTGTCTGTCACTCATGCCTGGGATCCGACAACGAAGCCGCCAGGCGCGGATCAGACATGGCCGGTTGGCGGCGGGTCTCCTCCGTTGCTTGGTGATCCGCTGCCGGAAGAGCCGGTGATCGAATGA
- a CDS encoding divalent-cation tolerance protein CutA: protein MKPRSGHVVVVLVTCPTMAVAKRLAGRLVQRRQAACVNIVPGLTSVFRWQGKIERAPEILLVIKTARKRFAELSKTIRALHPYDVPEIIAWPVTAGHPPYLSWVIANTWA, encoded by the coding sequence ATGAAGCCGCGCTCGGGGCACGTGGTCGTCGTGCTCGTGACATGCCCAACGATGGCGGTGGCCAAGCGGCTCGCAGGGCGGCTCGTGCAACGGCGGCAGGCCGCGTGCGTGAACATCGTTCCAGGGCTGACGTCGGTGTTTCGGTGGCAAGGCAAGATTGAGCGCGCCCCGGAAATCCTGCTCGTGATCAAGACCGCGCGGAAGCGATTTGCCGAGCTCTCCAAGACGATCCGCGCGCTCCATCCTTATGATGTCCCTGAGATCATTGCCTGGCCGGTCACGGCCGGTCATCCCCCGTATCTGTCCTGGGTGATCGCCAACACATGGGCGTGA